In Symmachiella dynata, the following are encoded in one genomic region:
- a CDS encoding DUF6817 domain-containing protein: MTSPTFKQLTDYFIAAGANDVAHTKKSYIAHAIGVHNDLRAWGCSDELCRAAMFHSIYGTELFQDFTLPLEKRDEVAELIGERAERLAFWNCFMDRSTLDACAKRGTPPFIIRNRVTGEEAELSTEDFDDLCRIHLCDWLEQVARADHWDYRREAYRNMAERLGGIALESYDRVFASEPAV; encoded by the coding sequence ATGACCTCCCCCACCTTCAAACAACTCACCGACTATTTCATCGCCGCTGGGGCGAATGATGTTGCGCATACGAAGAAATCATACATCGCCCATGCCATCGGCGTGCACAATGACCTTCGTGCGTGGGGCTGTAGTGATGAATTGTGCCGGGCGGCGATGTTCCATTCGATCTACGGAACCGAGCTTTTTCAAGACTTCACGCTCCCCTTGGAAAAACGGGACGAAGTGGCGGAGTTGATCGGCGAGCGGGCGGAGCGGTTGGCGTTTTGGAATTGTTTTATGGACCGCTCGACGTTGGACGCCTGCGCCAAACGCGGCACGCCGCCGTTCATCATTCGGAATCGCGTCACCGGGGAAGAGGCGGAATTGTCGACCGAGGATTTCGACGACCTGTGCCGAATCCATCTGTGCGATTGGCTGGAGCAGGTCGCCCGGGCCGATCATTGGGATTACCGCCGAGAAGCGTATCGAAATATGGCCGAGCGGTTGGGCGGAATTGCGTTAGAGTCCTATGACCGCGTCTTTGCTAGCGAACCTGCTGTGTGA
- a CDS encoding TIGR00341 family protein has protein sequence MALRLMQIFLPDNSDQEFDELLEGREVIGRWRDEDAQQIVLHLLVPAEETEPIMDRFEERYANLEGFHVILSPVEAVLPRPKPVKEEETDESLNGESDAALGEKQRISREELYTNVVEDLGVTSVFLAMTFLSAIVAAVGLIRDDVAVIIGAMVIAPLLTPNVALSLATTLGDWQLMRRAFVANVSGVVAAFAVAVIVGLIFGVDPDNKAIAARTDVNLGDILLALAAGAAGTLAFTRGLSGAVIGVMVAVALMPPLVACGMLIGSGQYHLASGAMLLTVANVISVNLAGVGTFLIQGVRPRSWWEAKRAKTATRRSIAVWIVLLSALVLLFWFRR, from the coding sequence ATGGCACTGCGGTTGATGCAGATTTTCTTACCCGATAACTCGGACCAAGAGTTCGACGAATTGCTAGAGGGGCGGGAGGTGATTGGGCGGTGGCGCGATGAGGATGCGCAACAGATCGTGTTGCATCTGCTGGTCCCGGCTGAGGAAACTGAGCCGATCATGGACCGGTTCGAGGAACGCTACGCCAACCTCGAAGGCTTTCACGTGATCCTCTCCCCCGTCGAAGCAGTCCTGCCACGCCCCAAACCGGTCAAAGAAGAGGAAACCGATGAGTCCCTCAACGGCGAATCCGATGCCGCCCTCGGTGAAAAACAGCGGATCAGTCGCGAGGAACTGTATACGAATGTGGTCGAGGATCTTGGCGTCACCTCTGTTTTTCTGGCGATGACGTTTCTCTCAGCCATCGTGGCTGCCGTGGGACTGATTCGCGACGATGTGGCGGTGATCATTGGGGCGATGGTGATTGCACCGCTGTTGACACCGAATGTTGCACTGTCACTGGCAACAACATTGGGAGATTGGCAGTTAATGCGGCGGGCATTCGTCGCGAATGTCAGTGGCGTCGTGGCGGCGTTTGCGGTAGCTGTGATCGTCGGGCTCATTTTCGGAGTCGATCCAGACAATAAAGCCATCGCAGCGCGGACGGATGTAAATCTGGGAGACATTCTCTTAGCATTGGCCGCCGGCGCTGCCGGGACTTTGGCTTTTACCCGCGGACTTTCGGGAGCAGTGATCGGCGTGATGGTTGCAGTAGCGCTGATGCCGCCGCTTGTTGCGTGCGGCATGCTGATTGGTTCCGGCCAGTATCATCTCGCAAGCGGAGCGATGTTATTAACCGTAGCAAACGTGATCTCGGTAAATTTGGCCGGCGTCGGTACGTTTTTGATCCAGGGGGTTCGACCACGAAGCTGGTGGGAAGCCAAGCGTGCCAAAACAGCGACGCGACGGTCGATTGCCGTCTGGATTGTACTGTTGTCTGCTCTGGTCTTGTTATTTTGGTTCAGACGTTAA
- a CDS encoding sodium-dependent transporter: MSGQPNQNGVELADASVKGNPDRGGFATNFGFIMAAVGSAVGLGNIWKFPYITGEYGGGAFVLVYLICIAVVGLPLMYAELIIGRRGGSDILGAMRNLAAEGSVLGRILAYLTGGMAVASGFLILSFYAVVAGWALHFLAVSLGLMPDAQLGAEGTFAEVAGSAKLSSLWHTIFMALTMIVVMGGIHGGIEKLCKILMPVLFLMLIALLIYVGYTGGLEESLTFLFKPDFHKLSAAAVLEALGHAFFTLSLGMGAIVTYGSYLKSERHVIRDGIAIAFLDTLIALMAGTVIFAVVFHAGLEAEGGPGLLFKTLPALFIKMPYGAAVSSFFFLLVVFAAWSSAVSLLEVVVAYFVDEWKMKRSIATCVFGGLVWGLGIASACDGSVLDFLDNLTTRYMLPLGGLAIAIFAGWFVSYEDRNSGFAPFGVVGEMLAAAWLFTIRFVSPVLIVIVILSKTGALDSFIK, translated from the coding sequence ATGAGTGGCCAACCGAATCAAAACGGCGTAGAACTCGCCGATGCAAGCGTTAAAGGCAACCCGGACCGTGGCGGGTTTGCCACGAACTTTGGCTTTATCATGGCGGCGGTCGGGAGCGCCGTGGGGTTGGGGAATATTTGGAAATTCCCTTACATCACCGGCGAATACGGTGGCGGCGCGTTTGTGTTGGTCTATTTAATCTGCATTGCCGTCGTCGGATTGCCGTTGATGTATGCGGAGTTAATCATCGGTCGTCGCGGCGGCAGCGATATTCTAGGAGCGATGCGGAACCTCGCCGCTGAAGGAAGCGTGTTGGGACGGATACTCGCTTATCTGACCGGTGGTATGGCGGTGGCCTCGGGGTTTTTGATTCTCTCGTTTTACGCCGTCGTCGCTGGATGGGCGCTGCATTTTCTGGCGGTTTCATTGGGTCTCATGCCCGATGCTCAATTGGGTGCCGAGGGAACATTTGCTGAAGTGGCGGGCAGCGCAAAACTTTCTTCGCTTTGGCATACGATCTTTATGGCATTAACGATGATCGTGGTGATGGGCGGGATTCATGGTGGGATTGAGAAACTGTGTAAAATCCTGATGCCAGTCCTCTTTTTGATGCTCATCGCTCTGTTGATCTACGTCGGTTACACCGGTGGCTTGGAAGAGTCGTTGACGTTTTTGTTCAAACCCGACTTTCACAAGCTGAGCGCCGCGGCCGTGCTAGAGGCTTTGGGGCACGCGTTCTTTACCTTGTCATTGGGCATGGGGGCGATCGTGACGTACGGGTCGTATCTCAAGAGCGAGCGGCATGTCATTCGTGACGGCATAGCGATTGCGTTTCTCGATACGCTCATCGCCTTGATGGCCGGTACCGTGATTTTTGCCGTCGTATTTCATGCTGGCCTGGAAGCTGAGGGAGGACCGGGGTTGCTGTTCAAGACGCTGCCGGCCCTATTCATTAAAATGCCATACGGTGCGGCTGTCTCCAGCTTCTTTTTCTTGCTGGTGGTGTTCGCGGCTTGGTCTTCCGCCGTTTCCTTGTTGGAAGTTGTGGTTGCGTATTTCGTCGACGAATGGAAGATGAAACGATCCATTGCTACTTGTGTTTTCGGGGGGTTGGTCTGGGGGCTGGGGATTGCTTCGGCATGTGACGGAAGCGTCTTGGATTTTCTGGATAACTTAACCACACGCTACATGCTTCCGCTGGGCGGATTAGCCATCGCAATTTTCGCCGGCTGGTTTGTCAGCTATGAAGATCGTAACAGCGGCTTTGCTCCGTTTGGCGTCGTGGGAGAGATGTTGGCAGCGGCTTGGTTGTTCACGATTCGATTCGTGTCACCGGTGTTGATTGTGATCGTGATTCTCTCCAAGACGGGCGCGTTGGATTCGTTCATCAAGTAA
- a CDS encoding GNAT family N-acetyltransferase, with product MPVIRPAQQGDLNAINDIYNAAIRDSTATFDTDEKTLAERQQWFDDHGPRYSILVAEVDNDVVGWASLSHWNQKPAYDISAETTFYVAVEHRGQGIGRALKAAIIEEARHHGFHSLIALVTAESEASLHLNKMFGFVEVGVLKEIGRKFDRLLDVVILQKVLD from the coding sequence ATGCCTGTGATTCGACCGGCCCAGCAGGGCGACCTGAACGCGATCAACGACATCTACAACGCCGCCATTCGCGATTCGACAGCCACGTTCGACACCGATGAAAAAACACTCGCCGAACGACAACAGTGGTTTGACGACCACGGCCCGCGCTATTCCATTCTCGTCGCCGAAGTCGACAACGATGTCGTGGGCTGGGCTTCCCTGTCCCACTGGAATCAAAAACCGGCGTACGACATCAGTGCGGAGACGACCTTCTATGTGGCTGTCGAACATCGCGGACAAGGCATCGGCCGCGCGCTGAAAGCAGCAATCATCGAAGAAGCCCGCCACCACGGTTTCCATTCGCTAATCGCCCTCGTCACAGCCGAAAGCGAAGCAAGTCTGCATTTGAACAAAATGTTCGGGTTTGTCGAAGTCGGCGTGCTCAAGGAAATCGGTCGTAAGTTTGATCGGTTGTTGGATGTGGTGATACTGCAGAAGGTGTTGGACTGA
- a CDS encoding lipid II flippase MurJ gives MFLLSAGSFGHLVLQFVLLKILADLYGTGEQKAAYSAARAIPLVISTILIGTLNFAFVPIFVERRERLGRRAAWETAGSVVGLMLLVTISFAIFASLAAHPLIARLNPNFSGEQLELTVGLFRIVVWLTVTNGMIGVLQALHQCHHRFLLPALSPILGSGIAVLSTWLLHEKLGIAATAYGVLIGAILGAAIQLPLFLRHARMRLGTDAGLSRILHMMAPLVAGAAYYKLDPLVDRYLLQPTSIPLLDYSWAITSAMLILTSSGLSVVVFPVIAQHSSSGNRAGLKDELAYAMRFLAFVLTPVVVGLLFFSTPVIKDLFQGGEFTPADTEMVSRLVKIYTLVMIAGSFGEMLSRVFYVLNDTWTPVRISVVGFTLGAITKFLVAPQWGVIGIVSATSAYYLFNASSMLWLLRKRIQGVGFGGVLRMVRDSMFGAVVAIAVAYCVILLGFRLSSIVAALAAAAAYGGVMYGIRNEFAVMFVTYLVGLRDRIRQNGDHSNADQ, from the coding sequence GTGTTTCTGCTGAGCGCCGGTTCGTTTGGGCATTTGGTCTTGCAGTTTGTGCTGCTCAAAATCCTAGCGGATCTGTACGGCACGGGCGAACAAAAGGCAGCCTATTCGGCAGCACGTGCGATCCCGCTGGTGATTAGCACGATATTGATTGGCACCCTGAATTTTGCCTTCGTGCCGATTTTTGTCGAACGCCGCGAACGACTCGGACGCCGCGCCGCTTGGGAAACCGCCGGATCTGTCGTGGGATTGATGCTGCTGGTCACGATCAGTTTTGCCATCTTTGCTAGCTTAGCCGCCCATCCGCTCATTGCTCGGCTGAATCCGAATTTCTCCGGCGAGCAGTTGGAGCTAACCGTCGGTCTGTTTCGCATTGTGGTCTGGCTGACGGTCACCAACGGAATGATCGGCGTGCTGCAGGCGCTGCATCAATGCCACCACCGGTTTCTGTTGCCGGCGCTGAGCCCGATTCTGGGTAGCGGCATCGCGGTGCTGTCGACCTGGCTGCTACACGAAAAACTAGGGATCGCCGCCACTGCCTACGGCGTGCTGATCGGCGCCATCCTCGGAGCCGCCATCCAGTTGCCGTTATTCCTACGGCATGCCCGTATGCGGCTCGGAACCGACGCGGGATTATCACGAATCCTCCACATGATGGCGCCCCTGGTCGCAGGAGCGGCTTACTATAAACTCGATCCGTTGGTCGACCGGTATTTGTTGCAGCCGACCAGCATTCCGCTGTTGGACTACTCCTGGGCCATCACCAGCGCGATGCTAATTCTCACATCCAGCGGCCTGTCGGTGGTGGTTTTTCCCGTGATTGCCCAACATTCGTCGTCCGGAAATCGAGCAGGCCTCAAAGATGAGTTGGCCTATGCCATGCGGTTTTTGGCGTTTGTGCTCACACCGGTGGTAGTCGGTCTGTTGTTTTTCAGCACGCCGGTCATCAAGGATTTATTCCAAGGCGGTGAGTTTACCCCGGCCGATACCGAAATGGTTTCGCGGCTGGTCAAAATCTATACCTTGGTCATGATCGCGGGAAGCTTCGGCGAGATGCTTTCCCGCGTCTTCTATGTGCTCAATGATACGTGGACACCGGTGCGGATTTCGGTCGTCGGCTTCACGCTGGGCGCAATCACCAAATTCTTGGTCGCGCCGCAGTGGGGAGTCATTGGCATCGTTTCGGCAACGTCGGCTTATTATTTATTCAATGCATCCAGCATGTTGTGGCTATTACGCAAGCGGATTCAAGGAGTTGGGTTTGGCGGAGTATTACGCATGGTCCGCGATTCGATGTTCGGCGCTGTTGTCGCCATAGCCGTGGCATACTGTGTTATCCTGCTGGGATTTCGATTATCTTCCATCGTAGCCGCTCTCGCCGCAGCCGCTGCCTATGGCGGAGTGATGTACGGTATCCGCAACGAATTTGCAGTCATGTTTGTGACCTATCTGGTAGGCTTGAGAGATCGCATTCGGCAAAATGGGGACCACAGCAATGCCGACCAGTGA
- a CDS encoding ATP-dependent helicase: MNNLTASQQQAVDHKEGPLLVLAGPGSGKTRVITHRIAQLVQSGVHPYNILAITFTNKAAREMGERVEALLPDAKIWVSTFHRFCAQLLRKHARGVGLQPNYTILDTSDQRRLLKSVLTELGHDVKHFPPAKVAARISSSKNRLVGPEEFALNPGGGIGDTMLRVVTEAYPAYQRALQDSNAVDFDDLLLHVARLLEENPALRSQLDERFQYVLVDEYQDTNLPQYRIVRALSQDYPNLCATGDPDQSIYAWRGAEIGNILRFEQDYPDAKVVRLEHNFRSTKAILRQADLLIGHNFNRKAKELLTENDEGPPVELLTFTDGAAEAEGIALRIQDLVDQAGRAWSDFAIFYRVNALSRSIERALARFHIPYQVAAGVGFYDRAEVKDIVAYLRLIANPADRTAFERVVNVPARGIGKTSLTRLTAWTTGQGGGLLEAAARAEEVPKLTKRAVKALHGFYELISQLSQRTAQGVAELITQVVTQTGYDHSWLDDPTEQNMERAANVDELISAARQYDAAHGDDATLEGFLEESSLINDVDSLDEHAGSVTLMTLHAAKGLEYPVVFIVGVEQNLLPHERAINSDDPHELEEERRLLFVGMTRAEEQLMLTQTAVRDIRGQRLSTIPSPFLFEMDLAATVVETDSEYIAWDDDYAHDDSLDDFEPIIKQRPEEDAPRPQMMTAADLLNGTNTPTDIPRGFSIGMDVRHPQYGVGTVRNVDGFGRRKTVTVEFAAGECRNFDIAKSPLQPVGQR, translated from the coding sequence TTGAACAATCTCACAGCCAGCCAACAACAGGCGGTCGACCACAAGGAGGGACCGCTGCTCGTGCTTGCCGGTCCCGGTTCGGGCAAGACGCGGGTGATCACGCACCGTATCGCCCAGTTGGTGCAAAGCGGCGTGCATCCCTACAACATTCTGGCGATCACCTTCACCAACAAAGCGGCTCGTGAAATGGGTGAGCGTGTTGAAGCGCTGTTGCCGGATGCCAAAATCTGGGTCAGCACGTTTCACCGGTTCTGCGCACAATTGCTGCGCAAGCACGCACGCGGCGTCGGACTGCAGCCGAACTACACGATTCTCGACACCTCGGACCAACGACGGTTGCTCAAATCGGTGCTTACCGAGTTGGGGCACGATGTCAAACATTTTCCACCCGCCAAAGTGGCGGCGCGGATTAGCTCCAGCAAAAATCGTCTCGTCGGCCCCGAGGAGTTTGCCCTCAACCCTGGGGGAGGAATAGGCGATACAATGTTGCGGGTTGTGACGGAGGCCTACCCCGCCTATCAACGCGCGTTGCAAGACAGCAATGCGGTCGACTTCGACGACCTGTTGCTGCACGTGGCGCGCTTGCTGGAAGAAAACCCCGCCTTGCGGAGCCAACTGGACGAGCGGTTTCAATACGTTCTCGTCGATGAATATCAGGACACCAACCTACCGCAATACCGCATCGTCCGCGCGTTGTCACAGGATTATCCCAATCTATGCGCCACCGGTGATCCCGATCAATCGATCTATGCCTGGCGGGGGGCCGAGATCGGCAACATCTTGCGTTTCGAACAAGATTATCCCGATGCAAAAGTCGTCCGCCTGGAACATAATTTCCGCAGCACTAAGGCCATCTTGCGGCAAGCGGATCTGTTGATCGGTCACAATTTTAACCGCAAAGCCAAGGAATTGCTGACGGAGAATGATGAAGGGCCGCCGGTCGAGTTATTGACGTTCACCGACGGCGCTGCCGAGGCAGAAGGGATCGCGCTGCGGATTCAAGACCTCGTGGATCAAGCAGGCAGAGCGTGGTCGGACTTCGCAATCTTTTATCGGGTCAACGCACTTTCGCGAAGCATCGAACGAGCATTGGCCCGCTTTCACATTCCGTATCAAGTCGCCGCCGGTGTTGGGTTTTACGACCGGGCCGAAGTCAAAGACATCGTCGCCTACCTACGGCTGATCGCCAACCCGGCTGACCGGACCGCGTTTGAACGAGTCGTCAACGTCCCCGCGCGGGGCATCGGCAAAACATCACTGACGCGTTTAACCGCTTGGACAACGGGGCAGGGGGGCGGTTTGTTGGAAGCAGCGGCGCGTGCGGAGGAGGTCCCCAAGCTAACAAAGCGCGCCGTCAAAGCACTGCATGGGTTTTACGAATTGATCTCCCAACTGTCGCAACGCACGGCGCAGGGAGTCGCCGAGTTGATCACGCAGGTCGTTACACAAACCGGCTATGATCATTCTTGGCTGGATGACCCCACGGAACAAAACATGGAGCGGGCTGCCAACGTCGATGAATTGATCTCCGCAGCCCGGCAATACGATGCAGCGCACGGCGACGATGCCACGTTGGAAGGATTCCTGGAAGAAAGTTCGCTGATCAACGATGTGGATAGCCTGGATGAACATGCGGGCAGCGTAACATTGATGACGTTGCACGCCGCTAAGGGGTTGGAATATCCGGTGGTCTTCATCGTCGGTGTTGAACAAAACCTGTTACCGCACGAACGGGCAATCAACAGTGACGACCCGCATGAACTGGAAGAGGAGCGACGTTTGTTGTTCGTGGGCATGACCCGTGCGGAAGAGCAGTTGATGCTCACGCAAACAGCAGTGCGGGATATCCGCGGCCAGCGACTCTCGACGATCCCCAGCCCGTTTTTGTTCGAGATGGATCTCGCCGCCACCGTCGTCGAAACCGACAGCGAATATATCGCGTGGGACGATGACTATGCCCACGACGATTCGCTGGACGACTTCGAACCGATCATCAAACAGCGCCCCGAAGAAGACGCGCCGCGACCACAAATGATGACCGCCGCCGACTTGCTCAATGGCACCAACACCCCGACGGATATTCCGCGCGGTTTCAGCATTGGCATGGACGTCCGCCATCCGCAATACGGTGTCGGCACCGTCCGCAACGTCGACGGCTTCGGTCGCCGCAAAACAGTCACGGTCGAATTCGCAGCAGGGGAGTGCCGCAACTTCGACATCGCCAAAAGCCCGCTGCAACCGGTCGGGCAGCGTTAG
- a CDS encoding Gfo/Idh/MocA family protein: MSATNRRGFLKSSAAVATNAAAAAALLGEAQAAKAPANERLRVGCIGTGGRAQFLITAFAGLAECDVATVCDLDPERLSRGVEVVKIAQGRAPKAETDFLKLIDDPTLDVIVVGTPDHWHAIPTIMACQAGKDVYVEKPDGHNMVEGQRMVQAMRKHGRIVQMGTQARTGEHFQAAIDYIATGALGKVLVAKAWESTRQGSLGHPQDSSPPAGIDYDRWLGPAPKRPFNKMRFHANWRWFFELGAGDLGNDGVHRLDYARWALSTAVEAQGGKPLHMPTKISALGGKWYFDDIQEWPDTLQVNYEYPGEEDGPGKILTYEMRVWTPYNHEGEGEGAVIYGDQGYIVIGNRRWRAYGPKHKLLAEQSGNNDGLSHIQNFVDCVKSRKKPNADLETVGHPSSVLCHAGNIAWRVGRQVHLDPETETFIDDDEANALRTRPEYRKPWELPVV, from the coding sequence ATGTCGGCGACGAATCGGCGCGGTTTTTTGAAAAGTTCAGCAGCTGTGGCCACTAACGCTGCCGCAGCCGCGGCCTTGTTGGGAGAAGCGCAAGCGGCAAAGGCCCCCGCCAATGAGCGTCTGCGTGTGGGATGCATCGGTACCGGTGGGCGGGCGCAGTTTTTGATTACCGCATTTGCGGGCTTGGCCGAATGCGATGTTGCCACCGTCTGTGATCTTGATCCCGAGCGACTGTCGCGCGGCGTCGAGGTGGTTAAAATTGCTCAAGGCCGTGCGCCAAAAGCCGAAACTGATTTCCTGAAGTTGATCGATGATCCGACACTGGACGTGATCGTCGTAGGCACTCCCGATCATTGGCACGCAATTCCCACCATCATGGCCTGCCAAGCGGGCAAGGATGTTTACGTTGAGAAACCGGACGGCCATAACATGGTCGAAGGACAACGCATGGTGCAGGCGATGCGTAAACATGGCCGCATCGTACAAATGGGGACGCAAGCTCGGACGGGTGAGCATTTTCAAGCAGCGATCGATTACATTGCCACCGGCGCGCTGGGTAAGGTTCTGGTGGCTAAAGCCTGGGAAAGTACGCGGCAAGGTTCGTTGGGGCATCCACAAGACAGCAGCCCCCCGGCGGGTATCGATTACGACCGTTGGCTCGGCCCTGCCCCGAAACGACCATTCAACAAAATGCGGTTTCATGCCAATTGGCGGTGGTTCTTTGAACTGGGCGCCGGGGATCTCGGCAACGACGGCGTGCATCGCTTGGACTATGCGCGTTGGGCACTCAGCACCGCTGTCGAAGCCCAAGGGGGAAAACCGCTGCACATGCCCACGAAGATCTCCGCACTGGGAGGCAAGTGGTACTTCGATGACATCCAAGAGTGGCCCGACACCTTGCAAGTCAATTACGAGTACCCCGGTGAGGAGGACGGACCGGGAAAAATTCTCACCTACGAAATGCGGGTCTGGACGCCCTACAATCATGAGGGAGAAGGCGAGGGAGCGGTGATCTACGGCGATCAAGGCTACATCGTAATCGGCAACCGCCGCTGGCGAGCTTACGGACCGAAGCACAAATTGTTGGCCGAACAATCGGGCAACAACGATGGCCTTTCGCACATTCAGAATTTCGTGGATTGCGTGAAGAGCCGCAAAAAACCAAACGCCGACCTAGAAACAGTCGGCCACCCGTCCTCAGTCCTCTGCCACGCCGGTAACATCGCCTGGCGCGTCGGTCGGCAAGTGCATTTGGACCCGGAAACGGAAACGTTCATCGACGATGACGAAGCGAATGCACTGCGGACACGTCCGGAATATCGCAAACCGTGGGAATTGCCGGTGGTGTGA
- a CDS encoding prolyl oligopeptidase family serine peptidase: MAIDITCPECFQTYRVKDDLEGRRVRCQECGAGIDVEVEEEVIEELAPLPTKKVRPRKKATQPKSPQRAAAPMSQSTKLLLGSGAIALLVMCVIGALAFLAWKSDDFGGNEDLYNLAAVTIPDFPDPELETVGEDAFQIAKVQLKNNWGGPGTAMQLWLYLPVGEHADKSLPCVLVAPAGTNLLRGSNLGEGSAPEHIPYVNAGFAVVAYSLDGNIDDPENADGSDIGDAYDEFVLARAGLVNARNALEFALTKVPAIDPRRIFTAGHSSAGTLALLFAEHEPRLCGCAAYAPGSDFTELQVELDKNPLLRLVFPHVKRFLTRSCPQTHVADFQCPLFLFHAEGDQVVRISESRQFVSLLEAQGKNVTFETIPEGDHYFPMLEQGIPQAIEWMENFE, encoded by the coding sequence ATGGCGATCGATATTACTTGCCCCGAATGTTTTCAAACGTATCGCGTCAAGGACGACCTTGAGGGGAGACGGGTGCGTTGCCAGGAATGCGGGGCGGGGATTGATGTGGAAGTTGAGGAAGAAGTCATAGAAGAACTGGCCCCCTTGCCAACGAAAAAGGTTCGTCCGCGGAAGAAGGCGACTCAGCCGAAATCCCCCCAGCGGGCAGCCGCACCGATGTCACAATCGACCAAGCTCCTGCTCGGTTCAGGAGCCATTGCGCTACTCGTGATGTGTGTAATTGGTGCATTGGCTTTCTTGGCTTGGAAGAGTGATGACTTTGGAGGAAACGAGGACCTCTACAATCTGGCTGCCGTAACGATCCCCGATTTTCCGGACCCGGAACTGGAAACGGTTGGGGAAGACGCATTCCAAATCGCCAAAGTCCAACTCAAAAACAATTGGGGCGGCCCGGGGACGGCGATGCAGTTGTGGCTGTATTTGCCGGTGGGAGAGCATGCGGACAAATCACTGCCCTGCGTGTTGGTAGCGCCTGCGGGCACAAATTTACTAAGGGGAAGCAATCTGGGTGAAGGCTCGGCGCCGGAGCACATCCCCTATGTGAACGCCGGCTTTGCAGTGGTCGCCTACTCCCTGGATGGAAATATCGACGATCCCGAAAATGCGGATGGCTCCGACATCGGTGACGCTTATGACGAGTTTGTATTGGCTCGGGCCGGACTTGTGAATGCGCGCAACGCCTTGGAGTTTGCACTCACCAAGGTCCCCGCGATCGATCCTCGGCGAATTTTCACCGCTGGGCACAGCTCGGCCGGAACGTTGGCGTTATTGTTTGCTGAGCATGAACCGCGCTTGTGCGGTTGTGCTGCCTATGCGCCTGGATCAGACTTTACGGAACTGCAGGTCGAACTCGACAAGAATCCGCTTTTGCGTCTGGTGTTCCCTCACGTCAAAAGATTCTTAACCCGCAGTTGCCCGCAGACGCATGTGGCAGATTTTCAATGCCCTTTGTTTTTATTCCATGCCGAAGGAGATCAAGTCGTCCGCATCTCGGAGTCGCGGCAGTTTGTCAGTCTCTTGGAAGCACAAGGAAAAAATGTCACGTTTGAAACGATTCCCGAAGGGGATCATTATTTCCCGATGCTGGAACAGGGTATCCCTCAAGCGATTGAGTGGATGGAGAATTTTGAGTAA